A DNA window from Methanophagales archaeon contains the following coding sequences:
- the truD gene encoding tRNA pseudouridine(13) synthase TruD: MHTVSELEKRLGIWFYATRTAGIGGIIKQKPSDFIVREVTNREEGDTGRFLILELKKDNWDTHSVIRELSRRLGISRKRIGFAGTKDKFAVTTQKISISGIEDDDLAHIRLKDVTLRIIGRSNKPVSLGDLYGNEFEITIRGLKGSEDEILQRINSISAEIDAMGGIPNFFGVQRFGINRPITHIVGERLIRGDVKGAVMTYLAYITPDESESEEVREARQLCQEGNFKECLKRMPLRYERAILNELVKAKKSTEQLSESDYIAAFNALPVNLQKLFIHAYQAYLFNLVLSKRMSLSLSLSLNLNMNRQQPFNTALVGDIVCYRNEHGFADPAKLERVTEEKVDAINRLIKRGRAFVTAPVFGFATELGAGLEGEIEREVLAAEGIELSDFKLNVLPALSSRGTRRPIIVPVKVNCKELSDDEMNPGCKRVKLNFFLPKGSYATVVLREYMKMK; encoded by the coding sequence GTGCACACAGTCAGCGAACTGGAGAAACGTCTGGGTATCTGGTTTTACGCTACTCGAACTGCCGGAATCGGTGGTATCATAAAGCAAAAGCCCTCTGACTTCATTGTTCGTGAGGTCACCAATCGCGAGGAGGGTGATACCGGTAGATTCCTGATTCTTGAGCTCAAAAAGGATAACTGGGACACCCACAGTGTGATAAGAGAGCTCTCAAGGCGATTGGGTATTAGCAGAAAACGAATTGGATTCGCAGGCACCAAGGATAAATTCGCCGTTACCACACAGAAGATCAGTATCAGCGGCATTGAGGATGATGATCTCGCTCATATAAGACTGAAAGATGTGACATTGCGGATAATAGGGCGTTCAAATAAGCCTGTATCGCTCGGTGACCTCTATGGTAATGAGTTTGAGATTACTATTCGTGGTCTAAAGGGCAGTGAGGACGAGATATTACAGAGGATAAATTCCATCTCGGCTGAGATAGACGCTATGGGTGGGATACCAAACTTCTTCGGCGTTCAACGATTCGGCATCAACCGTCCAATAACGCATATTGTCGGTGAAAGGCTGATAAGGGGCGATGTAAAGGGTGCGGTTATGACATATCTCGCATATATCACGCCAGATGAGAGTGAGAGTGAAGAGGTGAGAGAAGCGAGGCAGCTATGCCAAGAGGGCAATTTTAAAGAGTGCTTGAAGCGAATGCCACTTCGTTACGAGCGAGCTATATTGAACGAGCTGGTGAAAGCGAAGAAGAGCACGGAACAGTTGAGTGAATCCGATTATATCGCTGCCTTTAATGCATTACCCGTGAACTTGCAGAAGCTTTTCATACATGCCTATCAGGCTTATCTCTTCAATCTCGTCTTGAGTAAGCGCATGAGCTTGAGTCTGAGTTTGAGTTTAAACTTGAACATGAATCGGCAGCAGCCATTCAATACGGCTCTCGTCGGTGATATTGTCTGCTATCGCAATGAACATGGATTCGCTGATCCGGCTAAGCTGGAGCGCGTGACAGAGGAGAAGGTGGATGCGATTAATCGGCTGATAAAACGAGGTAGAGCTTTTGTAACCGCGCCGGTATTTGGCTTCGCGACCGAGTTGGGAGCGGGTTTGGAAGGCGAAATAGAGCGTGAAGTTCTGGCTGCTGAGGGTATTGAACTCTCTGATTTCAAGCTCAATGTACTGCCAGCATTGAGTTCCAGGGGAACAAGGAGACCAATCATAGTACCTGTGAAGGTTAACTGCAAAGAGCTCAGCGATGACGAGATGAATCCCGGCTGCAAGCGAGTGAAATTGAATTTCTTCCTGCCAAAGGGCTCTTATGCCACTGTTGTATTGCGTGAATATATGAAGATGAAATGA